One segment of Paenibacillus sp. FSL R7-0337 DNA contains the following:
- a CDS encoding EAL domain-containing protein has translation MDQMGIHYNIWIVLLSYGLAAAAAYSALNLISQVSHSAGRVRRLWLLSGACVLGGGIWAMHFVGIMASRLPFKVSYHPVMAAVSLLIIMSSCYATLQMVTAARQRSWRLLAGGCILGSGISFMHYAGMASMEMEAKIHYRAMDQAVSVLIALAASYIGILMFHRFKDHTVFSPWKLYSALFIALAVTGMHYTSLRASDLHNYSWQAPAPMLMETDVVLLTGISLVTLFVLAISGGNVFLDRDVLERMAYHDPLTELPNRHGLERYFKDDFFGGVSGAVFFVDLDRFKSINDTLGHDIGDLLLRDVSARLTCCVGGKGKVFRLGGDEFLIALPDCTAVAAEEVAQHILQELKKSYSIEGNELYVTASVGISMTPAHGTDRSALMKAADTALYTSKDSGKNKFSVFDLEMNRHQVRRMSLEKDLRKALARSEFMVVYQPKWDSLLNVTVGLEALLRWRHPEHGVISPGEFIPIAEETGLIVPITYWMLHEVCGQNMLWHQAKVASVAVSINMSARMFESGSLYEVVEEALSRSGLAPHFLELEITESIAMNNMEETVAQLSKLRDLGVRVSLDDFGTGFSSLGNLDEIPVNTLKIDQVFIRKSKMHSKKAIISNIIAIASNLNMEVVAEGVETTEQIELLQSLGCRVMQGFYYGRPMPVNELGQWFIENTA, from the coding sequence ATGGATCAAATGGGAATCCACTATAATATCTGGATTGTTTTACTATCCTATGGGCTAGCTGCCGCAGCAGCATACTCCGCGCTTAATCTGATTTCGCAGGTTTCCCATTCCGCGGGCCGGGTCAGACGTCTCTGGCTGCTCTCGGGTGCCTGTGTGCTTGGCGGCGGAATCTGGGCTATGCATTTTGTCGGCATTATGGCCAGCCGGCTGCCGTTCAAGGTCAGCTACCATCCGGTGATGGCTGCCGTGTCCCTGCTAATTATTATGTCCTCCTGCTATGCAACCCTTCAGATGGTTACGGCTGCCCGCCAGAGAAGCTGGCGGCTTCTTGCGGGCGGCTGCATACTCGGCAGCGGCATATCGTTCATGCATTATGCTGGAATGGCCTCCATGGAGATGGAGGCCAAGATTCATTACAGGGCAATGGATCAGGCTGTATCGGTACTGATTGCTCTTGCTGCTTCCTACATCGGAATTCTAATGTTCCACAGATTCAAGGATCATACGGTCTTCAGCCCCTGGAAGCTGTATTCGGCACTATTCATCGCCCTGGCGGTTACCGGTATGCATTATACGAGTCTGAGAGCAAGCGATCTGCATAATTACAGCTGGCAGGCGCCTGCCCCCATGCTGATGGAGACTGATGTGGTTCTGCTGACAGGGATTTCACTGGTTACCCTGTTCGTGCTGGCAATCTCCGGCGGCAATGTTTTTCTGGACAGGGATGTACTGGAGCGAATGGCCTATCATGACCCGCTCACCGAGCTGCCGAACCGGCACGGTCTGGAGCGCTACTTCAAGGATGATTTCTTCGGCGGGGTCTCCGGCGCCGTGTTTTTTGTTGACCTGGACCGCTTCAAATCGATTAATGATACGCTGGGGCACGATATTGGAGACTTGCTGCTGCGGGACGTATCTGCCAGGCTGACCTGCTGCGTGGGCGGGAAGGGGAAAGTGTTCCGGCTTGGAGGGGATGAATTCCTGATTGCACTGCCGGATTGCACCGCCGTGGCGGCGGAGGAAGTGGCACAGCATATCCTCCAGGAGCTCAAGAAGTCTTACAGCATTGAAGGTAACGAATTGTACGTAACTGCGAGTGTGGGAATCAGTATGACTCCGGCGCACGGCACCGATCGTTCAGCGCTAATGAAAGCGGCCGATACGGCGCTCTATACTTCCAAGGATTCGGGCAAGAATAAATTCAGTGTGTTCGATCTGGAGATGAACCGTCATCAGGTCCGGCGGATGTCACTTGAGAAGGATCTGCGCAAGGCGCTGGCCCGTTCGGAATTCATGGTGGTCTACCAGCCCAAATGGGATTCGCTGCTGAATGTCACCGTGGGGCTTGAGGCGCTGCTGCGCTGGAGACACCCGGAGCATGGCGTCATCTCTCCGGGGGAGTTCATTCCGATCGCCGAGGAGACCGGCCTGATTGTCCCTATTACATACTGGATGCTGCATGAGGTGTGCGGACAGAATATGCTCTGGCATCAGGCAAAGGTTGCCAGTGTAGCGGTCTCGATTAATATGTCGGCGCGGATGTTTGAAAGCGGTAGCCTGTATGAGGTAGTGGAAGAGGCACTGTCGCGTTCGGGCCTTGCGCCGCATTTCCTTGAACTGGAGATTACCGAATCGATTGCCATGAACAATATGGAAGAGACGGTTGCCCAGCTCTCCAAGCTGCGGGATCTAGGTGTGCGGGTATCCCTGGATGATTTCGGAACCGGTTTCTCCTCGCTTGGCAATCTGGATGAGATTCCGGTGAACACCCTGAAGATTGATCAGGTCTTCATCCGCAAGAGCAAGATGCATTCCAAGAAAGCGATCATCAGCAACATCATTGCCATTGCCAGCAATCTGAACATGGAGGTTGTGGCCGAGGGCGTGGAGACTACAGAGCAGATTGAGCTGCTGCAATCGCTGGGCTGCCGGGTGATGCAGGGCTTCTACTATGGGCGTCCGATGCCGGTTAACGAATTGGGTCAATGGTTCATTGAGAATACAGCATAA
- a CDS encoding ABC transporter ATP-binding protein, which yields MVLTEEPVISIEGLWMNYSGRMVLRGIDLKVYRGQIIGYIGPNGAGKSTTVKIMLGLVEGYNGTIRIFGRDISDGDTAYKRRIGYVPEVAELYDSLTAREYLTFTGELYGLKQADADDKARKLMGLLGMEKAYDMRIASYSKGMKQKVLLIASMLHDPDILFLDEPLSGLDANSVMVVKEIFATLAARGKTIFYSSHIMDVVERISSRIILLDGGDIVADGTFTQLREQSREGSLEEIFNQLTGFDQYRDIASEFVAVIGAGAAYD from the coding sequence ATGGTCTTAACGGAAGAGCCGGTTATCTCAATTGAGGGCTTGTGGATGAATTATAGTGGCCGGATGGTGCTGCGGGGAATTGATCTGAAGGTATACCGTGGGCAGATTATCGGATATATCGGACCCAATGGGGCCGGCAAAAGCACGACAGTCAAGATTATGCTCGGGCTGGTGGAGGGATATAACGGAACGATACGGATTTTTGGCAGGGATATCTCAGACGGGGATACAGCGTACAAAAGAAGGATCGGATACGTGCCCGAGGTGGCAGAGCTATATGACAGCCTGACGGCGCGGGAGTATCTGACCTTCACCGGTGAGCTGTATGGACTGAAGCAGGCGGATGCCGATGACAAGGCGCGGAAGCTGATGGGGCTGCTGGGTATGGAGAAGGCCTATGATATGCGGATTGCCTCTTACTCCAAGGGAATGAAGCAGAAGGTGCTGCTGATTGCCAGCATGCTGCATGACCCGGATATTCTGTTCCTGGATGAGCCGCTCAGCGGACTGGATGCTAACAGTGTAATGGTGGTCAAGGAAATCTTCGCCACGCTTGCCGCCAGGGGCAAGACGATCTTTTATTCCTCGCATATTATGGATGTGGTCGAGAGAATCAGCAGCCGGATCATCCTGCTGGATGGAGGCGATATTGTCGCGGACGGTACCTTCACGCAGCTGCGGGAGCAGAGCCGGGAGGGGTCGCTGGAGGAGATTTTCAATCAGCTGACCGGGTTCGATCAATACAGGGATATTGCAAGTGAGTTCGTGGCTGTGATTGGCGCGGGTGCGGCGTATGACTGA
- a CDS encoding Gfo/Idh/MocA family oxidoreductase → MGEKLRWGIMGCAQIATGSVMPAIQESETGVIRAVASRGLTKSSSVAAEFGIEQAYGSYEELLADPEVDAVYIPLPNHLHCEWVIRAAEAGKHILCEKPIALNSREAAEMVEACRKAGVHLAEAYMYRHHPRINELQVIIASGEIGAVRSIRGTFTYNDATDTSNIRFNAAWGGGSLYDVGCYPLTAARLLFGTEPEAVTVHALFSPEHDNVDMVASGLVEFPGGKSLIFDCGMWAYNRQLLEVLGTQGRIEIPMPFNARFDDAEFFVYGGGEPRRVEAVGANPYVQQADHFARAVFSGKPWIAEEDPLLNMRLIESCLESARRRERIRLR, encoded by the coding sequence TTGGGAGAGAAGCTTCGCTGGGGAATTATGGGCTGCGCGCAGATTGCTACGGGTTCGGTAATGCCGGCAATCCAGGAGTCCGAGACCGGAGTGATCCGGGCGGTTGCCAGCCGTGGACTCACGAAGAGCAGCAGCGTAGCCGCTGAATTCGGCATTGAGCAGGCATATGGCAGCTATGAAGAGCTGCTTGCGGACCCGGAGGTGGATGCCGTCTACATTCCGCTTCCCAATCATCTCCACTGTGAATGGGTGATCCGCGCGGCTGAAGCCGGTAAGCATATCCTATGCGAGAAGCCGATTGCGCTGAACAGCCGTGAGGCGGCCGAGATGGTAGAGGCCTGCCGGAAGGCGGGCGTTCACTTGGCGGAGGCTTATATGTACCGCCATCATCCGCGCATCAATGAGCTGCAGGTGATTATCGCCAGCGGCGAGATTGGTGCGGTGCGTTCCATCCGCGGCACATTCACCTATAACGATGCTACGGATACCTCCAACATCCGCTTCAACGCTGCCTGGGGAGGCGGATCACTCTATGATGTCGGCTGCTACCCGCTCACAGCCGCGCGGCTGCTGTTCGGTACAGAGCCTGAAGCCGTAACCGTGCACGCGCTGTTCTCGCCGGAGCATGACAATGTAGATATGGTGGCCTCCGGGCTAGTGGAGTTCCCCGGCGGGAAGAGCCTGATCTTCGACTGCGGGATGTGGGCGTACAACCGCCAGCTGCTGGAGGTCCTCGGTACGCAGGGGCGGATCGAAATTCCGATGCCGTTCAACGCCAGATTCGATGATGCGGAGTTCTTCGTGTACGGGGGCGGTGAGCCCCGGCGTGTCGAGGCCGTTGGTGCTAACCCTTACGTCCAGCAGGCCGACCATTTCGCCAGGGCAGTCTTCAGCGGCAAGCCCTGGATTGCGGAAGAGGACCCGCTGCTGAATATGAGGCTGATCGAGAGCTGTCTGGAATCTGCCCGGAGGCGTGAGCGAATCCGCTTAAGGTAA
- a CDS encoding 1,4-dihydroxy-2-naphthoate polyprenyltransferase produces MNIRTFFKFVELPTKVASMLPLLLGTLYALYRFEDFYILRFVLMLVSLLSFDMATTAINNYYDFKKAAKTHGYGYETHNPIVRFKLKESTVVALIVILLVLAAGGGIALVFQTGLLVFLLGGLSFLIGILYSFGPIPISRMPLGELFSGLFMGFVIIFISAYIHSDQAVVTLLLKGEWISLHINFLEVLYLFWFSVPAILGIAGIMLANNICDIEDDIENRRYTLPVYIGRENALLLWRLLYYVSFADLIVLVLLGVHPVLVLLLLLTLIPLHRNIARFYQEQHKGTTFILAVKNFVLMSAARILVLGIAVIWVTLR; encoded by the coding sequence GTGAATATAAGAACTTTCTTCAAGTTTGTCGAGCTGCCGACGAAGGTGGCCAGTATGCTCCCGCTGCTGCTGGGGACGCTGTATGCCCTGTACCGGTTCGAGGACTTCTATATCCTGCGCTTCGTGCTGATGCTGGTGTCCCTCTTAAGCTTTGATATGGCAACAACAGCAATCAACAACTATTATGATTTCAAAAAGGCTGCCAAAACCCATGGCTACGGGTATGAGACCCATAATCCGATTGTCCGCTTCAAGCTGAAGGAGTCTACGGTGGTGGCGCTGATCGTCATTCTCCTTGTGCTGGCGGCAGGCGGGGGCATTGCCCTGGTATTCCAGACCGGACTGCTGGTATTCCTGCTCGGGGGACTCTCGTTCCTGATCGGCATCCTGTACTCCTTCGGACCGATCCCCATCTCGCGGATGCCGCTCGGAGAACTGTTCTCCGGGCTGTTCATGGGGTTCGTCATTATTTTCATCTCGGCCTATATTCATTCGGATCAGGCGGTGGTCACGCTACTGCTGAAGGGCGAATGGATCAGCCTGCATATCAATTTCCTTGAGGTGCTGTATCTGTTCTGGTTCTCCGTCCCGGCCATTCTGGGTATTGCCGGAATTATGCTGGCGAACAATATTTGCGATATTGAAGATGATATCGAGAACCGCAGATACACGCTGCCGGTCTACATCGGACGGGAGAATGCGCTGCTGCTGTGGAGGCTGCTCTATTATGTGTCTTTTGCCGATCTGATTGTGCTGGTGCTGCTCGGGGTCCATCCGGTCCTGGTCCTGCTGCTCCTGCTGACCCTGATTCCGCTGCACCGCAATATTGCACGTTTCTATCAGGAGCAGCATAAAGGCACGACCTTCATTCTGGCGGTGAAGAATTTCGTGCTTATGAGTGCGGCAAGAATCCTTGTGCTGGGTATAGCTGTTATATGGGTCACACTAAGATAA
- a CDS encoding DUF6081 family protein produces MDKHLPTNEDMPATQGKQMVIGDFHTILEEGKVWQTGGFKLPDGSFWAYREPEAVVIVRNDHLYVRAQLSRRHDQVQILDNAKHMYYSARPVDIPEAGEIRFELQIRARTQGTAPGDLYDGYVSLNLLDFTTGAALDFFAGNDKYASVYGILPFPGVTVPETGGTKYFCIFKEDTDFKPREFNTYAITYHRGNNEAVFYVNGNEVRRERNVPVKFNSFTIALGIMTEKDLTPEGSVSAHGQTVIAEWSPITITTTAQ; encoded by the coding sequence ATGGACAAGCATCTGCCAACGAACGAAGATATGCCTGCAACACAGGGCAAGCAAATGGTGATCGGGGATTTCCATACGATTCTGGAAGAAGGAAAGGTCTGGCAAACGGGCGGCTTCAAGCTGCCGGACGGCTCGTTCTGGGCGTATCGTGAGCCGGAAGCGGTGGTGATCGTGCGTAATGATCATCTGTACGTACGGGCTCAGCTGAGCCGCCGTCATGATCAGGTGCAGATTCTGGATAATGCCAAGCATATGTATTATTCGGCCCGGCCGGTAGACATCCCGGAGGCAGGCGAAATCCGCTTCGAGCTCCAGATCCGCGCCCGCACACAGGGCACTGCCCCGGGGGATCTGTATGACGGCTATGTGTCACTGAATCTGCTGGACTTCACCACAGGCGCGGCGCTTGATTTCTTCGCGGGCAACGATAAATATGCGAGTGTGTACGGCATCCTTCCGTTCCCCGGAGTAACCGTACCCGAGACGGGAGGAACCAAATACTTCTGTATTTTCAAGGAGGATACGGACTTCAAGCCGCGTGAATTCAACACGTACGCCATCACCTACCACCGGGGTAACAATGAGGCTGTCTTCTATGTAAATGGCAATGAGGTGCGGCGCGAGCGGAATGTGCCCGTGAAATTCAACAGCTTCACGATTGCTCTGGGCATCATGACGGAGAAGGACCTGACCCCGGAAGGCAGCGTGTCGGCGCACGGACAGACGGTTATCGCTGAATGGTCGCCGATTACTATTACAACCACTGCACAGTAA
- a CDS encoding prenyltransferase, with the protein MMEKWNIFKKASRFGVIPVMLIPVVLGTAGAYVWQGVFHPFLFVITFIGAAAAHLFSNMVNDLWDFRNGTDTEAQHTPGAISTNSGFLSGGVMRESLFALLTWGLLAVAAGCGLLLSLYSGWEILWFVAGGALIAYFYVAPPLRFGYRGKGYSELAIFLAFGLMPVLGAYFVQTGAFSLKPVLLSLPSGLLTTLLLFNHHFLHWRADKQAGKLTLVVVWGERRALIFSQVLLYISYASLIACVLLHILPVYALLALLTAIAPIRIYRSLQPENPSEAYLPLMGASQRASVRCGAVMTVALLIQGLF; encoded by the coding sequence ATGATGGAGAAGTGGAACATATTTAAGAAAGCCTCACGGTTTGGAGTGATCCCTGTTATGCTCATACCGGTTGTCCTGGGAACGGCCGGGGCCTATGTATGGCAGGGAGTATTCCATCCGTTTTTATTTGTAATAACGTTCATTGGAGCGGCTGCAGCCCATTTATTCTCCAATATGGTAAATGACTTGTGGGATTTCCGCAACGGAACCGATACAGAGGCCCAGCATACTCCTGGAGCCATCTCCACGAACTCCGGGTTCCTGTCGGGGGGCGTTATGCGTGAGTCGCTGTTTGCCCTGCTGACCTGGGGTCTGCTGGCCGTTGCGGCTGGCTGCGGTCTGCTGCTCAGTCTCTACAGCGGCTGGGAGATTCTGTGGTTCGTGGCCGGAGGGGCGCTGATCGCTTATTTCTATGTGGCGCCGCCGCTGCGGTTCGGATACCGGGGCAAGGGCTACAGCGAGCTTGCCATCTTTCTTGCCTTTGGATTAATGCCGGTGCTTGGCGCTTATTTTGTTCAGACGGGAGCGTTCAGCCTGAAGCCGGTGCTGCTCTCGCTGCCAAGCGGGCTGCTCACTACCCTGCTGCTGTTCAATCATCACTTTCTGCACTGGAGAGCTGACAAGCAGGCCGGCAAGCTTACACTGGTCGTGGTATGGGGGGAACGCAGAGCGCTGATTTTCTCCCAGGTGCTGCTCTATATCTCTTATGCTTCACTGATTGCATGTGTGCTGCTTCATATCTTGCCGGTATATGCGCTGCTCGCTCTGCTGACAGCCATTGCCCCGATACGGATCTACCGCAGCCTCCAGCCGGAGAATCCTTCTGAAGCTTATCTGCCGCTTATGGGTGCTTCACAGCGCGCATCGGTACGCTGCGGGGCGGTCATGACGGTGGCGCTGCTGATTCAGGGTCTATTTTAG
- a CDS encoding EAL domain-containing protein has protein sequence MKLRQKIIIFISFVAILGIGATYLMLHLILLNRFEKLDEAELERNLSKATAAYHQELENLRTGLLDVAVRDETYRFMENSAATGSADSGSTVAAFIRNSLEPAAYPMNHFDMIALLDLDGQPLYGGSYDLPAGMVTPLTQEQLTLMKLIRSRLPVPQAPGESRSGFVNLDKGTMLITLTPILNSSKDKPVIGTAIAGQMLHQDRIAQIWEDTLSKVEMSRLTTPLLADSGGERVWTSPARGGQMCIHTVLDDLFGDPGMVLTLKEPRQFYNSGLKSLSTFRIFYFISIMLMLGASLLFVNRFILRRMSSLVRNIRRIGSSKDLSIRIPSSGQDEFSEVEVEFNRMIDSLEQTQDELRQQSMLDPLTRLPNRSLFFDKLNEAIAAVKGSDRQIVLVFIDLDHFKTVNDTLGHDFGDAILKETAFRITQVVGKHDVVSRLGGDEFTILLYDVPDEGSIARQLSRIQEALSMPHRIKGHLLYNTASIGISIYPQNGEDADYLVKQADLAMFHVKETGRNNIFQYSEDLEAGIRRKKVLAQQLLSAAAGNEFELHYQPILSTGHGQVSKVEALLRWNNPGYGNISPAEFIPLAESSGSIVGIGSWVLRQVCSDMRDFRSRGLELTAAVNISALQLMQPGLLELLLELLDEYELPASSLELEITESVLVSGDGIFLSLQQLRAHGFRISLDDFGTGFSSLSYLRRFPVDVIKIDRSFISEMSREAQGDVLVKAIIELSHNLGLRVVSEGIEHREQFDMLRELGSDELQGYYISRPLQAQALYSFLERGNYYTRR, from the coding sequence ATGAAACTCCGCCAAAAAATAATCATCTTCATTAGTTTTGTCGCTATCCTCGGCATTGGCGCCACCTATCTGATGCTTCACCTGATTCTGCTGAACCGCTTCGAGAAGCTGGATGAGGCAGAGCTGGAGCGCAACCTGAGCAAGGCTACCGCTGCTTATCATCAAGAGCTGGAGAACCTGAGAACGGGACTCCTTGATGTTGCTGTCCGTGATGAAACCTACAGGTTCATGGAGAATTCAGCAGCTACCGGCTCTGCTGACTCCGGTAGTACGGTTGCCGCCTTCATCCGCAACAGCCTTGAACCGGCTGCTTATCCAATGAATCATTTCGATATGATTGCCCTGCTTGATCTAGACGGACAACCGCTGTATGGCGGCTCTTATGATCTGCCGGCAGGAATGGTCACCCCGTTAACCCAGGAGCAGCTAACGCTAATGAAGCTGATCCGAAGCCGTCTGCCTGTGCCGCAAGCTCCCGGCGAGAGCCGGAGCGGCTTCGTTAATCTGGACAAGGGGACTATGCTAATTACCCTTACACCTATTCTTAACAGCAGCAAGGACAAGCCGGTCATCGGAACGGCCATTGCCGGACAGATGCTGCACCAGGACCGGATCGCTCAGATCTGGGAGGATACCCTGTCAAAGGTGGAGATGTCGCGCCTCACCACCCCCCTGCTTGCGGATAGCGGAGGCGAACGCGTCTGGACTAGCCCTGCCCGAGGCGGGCAGATGTGCATTCATACAGTACTAGACGATCTGTTCGGCGATCCCGGAATGGTCCTCACCCTGAAGGAACCCCGCCAGTTCTACAACAGCGGGCTCAAGTCGCTCTCCACCTTCCGTATATTCTATTTCATCTCCATTATGTTAATGCTGGGCGCAAGCCTCCTCTTCGTGAACCGGTTCATTCTGAGAAGAATGTCTTCTCTGGTCCGCAACATCCGTAGAATCGGCAGCAGCAAGGATCTGTCGATCCGGATTCCCAGCTCCGGGCAGGATGAATTCAGCGAAGTTGAGGTCGAATTCAACCGGATGATTGATTCGCTGGAGCAGACCCAGGACGAGCTGCGGCAGCAATCGATGCTGGACCCGCTGACCCGGCTGCCCAACCGCTCCCTGTTTTTCGACAAATTAAATGAAGCGATTGCCGCCGTTAAGGGAAGTGACCGCCAGATCGTGCTGGTCTTCATTGATCTGGATCATTTCAAGACGGTGAACGATACCCTCGGCCATGATTTCGGCGATGCTATCCTCAAGGAGACTGCCTTCCGCATCACACAGGTTGTCGGCAAGCATGATGTGGTCTCCCGGCTCGGCGGGGATGAATTCACCATTCTGCTCTACGATGTGCCTGATGAAGGCAGCATTGCCCGGCAGCTCTCCCGGATTCAGGAAGCCCTGTCCATGCCGCACCGGATCAAAGGACATCTTCTATATAATACCGCTAGCATCGGCATCAGTATTTATCCGCAGAACGGGGAAGACGCCGATTATCTGGTCAAGCAGGCGGACCTGGCTATGTTCCACGTCAAGGAGACCGGCCGCAATAATATTTTTCAATATTCAGAGGATCTGGAAGCAGGCATCCGGCGCAAAAAAGTACTGGCCCAGCAGCTCCTCTCCGCTGCCGCCGGGAACGAGTTCGAGCTGCACTACCAGCCGATTCTCAGCACGGGGCATGGACAGGTGTCCAAGGTGGAGGCCCTGCTGCGCTGGAACAATCCGGGCTATGGCAATATCTCACCGGCCGAATTCATTCCGCTGGCGGAGAGCAGCGGCTCCATTGTCGGCATCGGCAGCTGGGTGCTGCGCCAGGTCTGCTCTGATATGCGCGATTTCCGCAGCCGGGGGCTTGAGCTTACAGCCGCAGTGAACATCTCCGCGCTGCAGCTCATGCAGCCGGGCCTGCTGGAGCTGCTCTTAGAGCTGCTGGATGAATATGAGCTGCCGGCCTCCAGCCTGGAGCTGGAAATCACGGAGAGCGTGCTCGTCTCCGGGGACGGCATCTTCCTGTCGCTGCAGCAGCTTCGGGCCCATGGCTTCCGGATCTCGCTGGATGATTTCGGTACCGGCTTCTCCTCCCTCAGCTATCTGCGGCGCTTCCCGGTGGATGTGATCAAGATTGACCGTTCCTTCATCTCCGAGATGTCGCGGGAGGCCCAAGGGGATGTGCTCGTCAAGGCGATTATCGAGCTGAGCCATAATCTGGGGCTGCGCGTAGTCTCTGAAGGCATTGAGCATAGAGAGCAATTCGATATGCTGCGGGAGCTGGGCAGCGACGAGCTTCAGGGTTACTATATCAGCCGGCCGCTTCAGGCCCAGGCGCTATATTCTTTTCTGGAGCGAGGTAATTATTACACCAGACGATAA
- a CDS encoding GPR1/FUN34/YaaH family transporter: MSAQPHTAQSVKIVTADPSAIGLFGLAIVTLVASSQKLEITTGLSYCIPWAIFLGAFAQLFASIQDAKHNNTFGMTAFGAYAFFWFGMGASWLIKLGVFGAVLAEGVDPKQLGFVFAGYLVFTLFMTLGAVEANRVLLIIFILIDFLFLGLSMDAFGVAAEFFHKLAAVSEMAIGIVSLYGCGASVLNAHFGRTFLPIGAPLGIFKK; the protein is encoded by the coding sequence ATGTCAGCGCAACCGCACACCGCACAGTCCGTCAAAATCGTTACCGCCGACCCTAGCGCCATCGGCTTATTCGGACTAGCCATCGTTACCCTGGTCGCTTCTTCACAAAAGCTCGAAATTACAACAGGTCTCAGCTACTGTATTCCATGGGCCATCTTCCTTGGAGCCTTCGCCCAGCTATTCGCATCCATCCAAGATGCCAAGCACAACAACACCTTCGGCATGACTGCCTTTGGCGCCTATGCGTTCTTCTGGTTCGGCATGGGAGCAAGCTGGCTGATCAAGCTCGGTGTATTCGGTGCAGTGCTGGCAGAGGGCGTTGATCCCAAGCAGCTGGGATTTGTTTTTGCAGGATATCTTGTGTTCACACTCTTCATGACGCTCGGCGCCGTTGAGGCGAACCGCGTACTGCTGATTATCTTCATCCTGATCGATTTCCTGTTCCTCGGACTCTCGATGGATGCCTTCGGCGTTGCTGCGGAATTCTTCCACAAGCTGGCTGCCGTATCGGAAATGGCTATCGGTATTGTTTCGCTCTACGGCTGCGGCGCATCTGTGCTCAACGCCCACTTCGGACGTACCTTCCTGCCGATTGGTGCCCCGCTGGGCATCTTCAAAAAATAG